One Microplitis mediator isolate UGA2020A chromosome 3, iyMicMedi2.1, whole genome shotgun sequence DNA segment encodes these proteins:
- the LOC130666088 gene encoding uncharacterized protein LOC130666088 isoform X1, with protein MSYPNNYDAVFYTGISNDFKNENKDNKNDNNSDNIIINSNEIVNDDDDDNKKFLKIGDEKIKTETIDIKPSIDSKDFKLKVIEFHSDIEYKKRFKKITLLPIKRTSFKDIPWSMDPRKIRQCMRECLELLLKIVPKYDDTVNCDSYYSFLKSRTQIKITLFKTSAKENIVVSGERTKIIELNIAAKEKILIDNLENFNDTSTLDLERSKRPNSSKNEKISKANNETSEDIEDESERTEVSLDQDISESLSSVFDNYEDISEPENLNESTENLNETTEDLTKTSKNLTESIDVTKPIEKNINDKSITDCPELLDEAVGLAPNVPCKTKKFVFNLKKKRFGGSHNEKSSVDDLSVKNVPDVEKNSVSLKESLNSKFKIKVKITHDKTTNESQYFLIQNNNNNNNNNNNNYINNNNDDNDENSNHNISDLNETDKIDNNFTNAESSEKTMSPEKNSSSPEVIGKRRISRVNNSTVKNKNKEIQDKLKRLRKKVKVDNNKKFTGKFKLIKSSATYIKKPQVNINNNTTNNNNNINDIIIDAGKRLIIETPTNYDRKEYYTSNLSDVSYWVKRKFVRTSGKLEASFGEPIDENEREENVKLIAESEQAARVRNSRRSVDSGISIRDTSPADLPIRDDEIIDMRSRREKSVERRSRSRRGSSGDRHSSRSKSGQSERRTNDLLKRIGKYNKYGVNEKPKTTNTEQIREKFLQACSDRDSRFSRDRPRDRSTRSDRERSRERILRSDRSFSEERGSRSKRDYSKEKRTRCQRSQSEERRPSSRQHTKERRSKSKDDLSVSDNSDADESKFCRIFKQLEVIARDEANYFKSLQINMRKRKSLRQRHDSNNSAICSTSNVDCSPIKISRISCENNSNHKSNVTITNSPENIRVVSSPGLPSLSPLPCDGNKDKNVDIISNKADESCKLGNDTLNLPVINIITNVVSEITNLNDTNQDSLPNCDDSSTPAQVTDNITSENQCDVENQNNLLEILKMIDVDLEEFESTCKESIESYNSLNQQQQDLSLPNNIQLVKSSASSKQPDVLEQVQSSVQSESSLKLQSSNNKSNSKPNVETESNEIGLALDNVSIDIKQEILSPEAVASTDVESTSKEDNSVAAEENPTEQNQLIDNLIDSVAGQLTETTSTSSVPWIRAFRPTELGARSDCFTPAPSEIPINQQNISAPQPNILTPQQNLPIPQENLTITESQRCQYPAGSYLPPQVPFTRKTVNKRKNKSNQPNKISNNNLRISSELSYPNTFYNSNEMNQLPSPSSSSLTLATTSSTATTITTTATSSSSSTATPTTTLSSTATAASTNSVVTTTATITTVSASTSINNTRLPTNVISSNTALTLDTIILHARLALHEYNILHSMGNQPSTSPVNINAQQVKRDMIKHVTEVVQLLNHLSFEIHLSDKCSIIDVVADYSAKVNKQIRPDHIALIYDLYKINVLPGVPNVNQPPPPPSYDQSVQYSNASRSTVTQTNNQILPNLQQLYQQQQQQQQQQQQQQQQQQQQQRSQSIQHLSMYEIQQLQYQLQKQEQQLLQRQLLLQKQQNPRQQQAQQYQIPQQQQFQQYRNQQTQQYQNMQLQQQGQQCQIQQQPTHLYNILQSQQPHQQIQQFVNQPLQQQQMRQYVNQPLQQQFQPQHQVPQQYQNQSFQQQSPQQYQNQSFQQQQQRRTKKFRNLQSQQHQTHPQQQMQQHQIQSQQQQVQQYQIQSQQQLQQNQTQSQQQQAQQQQAQQYQTQSQQLQQHRRRNPTLQGLLSNSTVYSSTAENSSDYSTSVTGNVSEYPIANIGNTSVYPITGTCEYSATNTSMNYPIDVNLLGNQTRTVSGNTAVGVTTNNHPAYQSSMSINAQRYPSPMSSTSHYQPSMPINVSGCSPVNLIRSASKSPVSVRSPASGQVLSQIQSSSPVQNAALLRTQSPNQIRPLIQTPASIQAQLQMQTPSQNQISFRAHAPSQMQTQIQNQALVQVQAPVQNQALLQIQAQQQMQLQAPVQNQALVQIQAQQQMQLQAPVQNQALVQVQAPQRIQLRAPVQNQTLFRAQGPLQMQAPTQTLASLRAQAPTHSPNSAQVQNLPQAQTSTSLSNQTINHQQVNNSYCNQTQTDINNQFYPKNNYPYLSSDQHSIYIQQTQDYNILNTQNMSLYRQQMTGAHVLPQNAQTVYSNVNQYQVSQPSATIVSQSITATMETGVTQANAAIAPAVTSSRVNNTHDESINLLTQNNINNSPTGGADNLSKNNGSKVKVVSVQNVTIENKISIPISKNKKVDRQATVIRTQATTFGSSQVSVVESQSVIDSQTMKIDNQTTVSTHASAVSNKFPITDNHVPVIDNNVPSSVIGNQVQVPMTDSQPDIRSQSLGETQASMIKSKSTVIDNQSSVQNNSNEIISNKETEIAHVKSGGNKEQFIPNILFIIPPGYIVQTPPVVNQSAGVINLIAQNINSIAQVENSIVENKNPPTQAQNSTSETQTSTQNSNIDHLSKLCEDIIMSVDDNQSQSLPTTITKPPTSQNKCADIKILSSNESSRVPATSKEMANDRLPLKKRLSHDYSSHQCSPPKKPMRRLETDNITPANDIEVATPVSTEKNCDIAATLNELSESSETSSENQDTGSSISKEEDKTDNKNNSIEKITETRRPQVLTIIPENELVLLTESDEEIVGEKKIIDNVEDNEGKNAENQIKETINDSDQVHEQVADHQTNEKMIEIDEDDDDDDDEDNNGSSDKSNLNKSDKSENEISVEEQLNLENEVSSSTEIDTAEGNKNLNTNKKPDDLIPLENDVSTSIDDKVVDEFNHQRKEIELVTLDSEDEETDKEADIETEKEDNDEDDDDNNKSDGFSSGVPSTQDKIEEEQFKYTQSSIDEELDCFAIAANSAIVDDDVVVDDKKLLSVINIPSDDPVDDERSKTPLIMGVCSITQNDFETIDKSVPQMIMEDIVDVTDQEIKACLSDNEEDIIKMEKDIQHIAIDLD; from the exons atgtctTATCCAAATAATTATGACGCAGTATTTTATACTGGTAtttcaaatgattttaaaaatgaaaataaagataataaaaatgacaacAATAGTGACaacattataattaatagcAATGAAATAGtcaatgatgatgatgacgataataaaaaatttttaaaaattggtgatgaaaaaataaaaactgaaaCAATTGACATAAAACCGTCAATTGACAGTaaggattttaaattaaaagttattgaatttcatagtgatattgaatataaaaaaagatttaaaaaaataacattattgCCAATTAAACGTACAAGTTTCAAAGACATACCGTGGTCAATGGATCCACGAAAAATACGTCAGTGTATGAGAGAGTGccttgaattattattaaaaatagtaccTAAATATGATGATACTGTGAATTGTGATAGTTATTAttcgtttttaaaatcacgaactcaaattaaaattacattatttaaaacaagtgctaaagaaaacattgttgtgagtgGAGAAAGaactaaaataattgaacTAAATATTGCagcgaaagaaaaaattttaatagacaatttggaaaatttcaatgacACAAGTACTTTGGATCTTGAACGGTCAAAAAG ACCGAATAgcagtaaaaatgaaaaaattagcaAGGCAAATAATGAAACTTCTGAAGATATCGAAGATGAATCTGAACGTACGGAAGTATCTTTAGATCAAGACATATCTGAAAGTTTAAGTAGTgtatttgataattatgaaGATATTAGTGAaccagaaaatttaaatgaatctacagaaaatttaaatgaaacgaCAGAAGATCTAACTAAAACTTCCAAAAATCTTACTGAGTCAATAGATGTTACTAAGcctatagaaaaaaatataaatgataaatcaaTTACTGATTGCCCAGAATTATTAGATGAAGCTGTAGGATTAGCACCAAATGTGCCttgtaaaactaaaaaatttgtttttaacttGAAAAAGAAACGATTTGGTGGGTCTCACAATGAAAAATCTAGCGTTGATGATTTATCAGTAAAAAATGTACCTGACGTAGAAAAAAACTCAGTATCATTGAAAGAATCATTGAATTctaagttcaaaataaaagttaaaataacacaTGATAAAACGACAAACGagtcacaatattttttaattcaaaataataataataataataataataataataataattacattaataataataatgatgataatgatgaaaatAGTAATCACAATATATCAGATTTGAATGAAACTGATAAAATCGACAACAATTTCACTAATGCCGAATCGTCAGAAAAAACTATGTcacctgagaaaaattcatCAAGTCCAGAAGTAATTGGTAAGCGACGTATATCACGAGTTAATAATTCaacagttaaaaataaaaataaagaaattcaagATAAACTTAAACgattgagaaaaaaagttaaagttGATAATAACAAGAAATTTactggaaaatttaaattaattaaatcaagtgcaacatatattaaaaagccgcaagtaaatattaataataatactactaataataataacaatattaatgATATAATAATAGATGCTGGAAAGAGATTGATAATAGAAACACCAACGAATTATGATCGAAAGGAATATTATACAAGTAATCTATCTGATGTTTCATATTgggtaaaaagaaaatttgtgcGTACAAGTGGTAAACTTGAAGCTAGTTTTGGTGAACCAATTGATGAAAATGAGCGAGAAGAAAACGTTAAACTTATTGCTGAATCAGAGCAAGCAGCACGTGTGAGAAATTCACGTCGTTCTGTTGATTCAGGTATTTCAATACGTGATACATCGCCAGCCGATTTGCCGATACGTGACGACGAAATCATAGACATGAGGTCACGTAGAGAAAAGTCTGTGGAGAGGAGGTCAAGATCGAGACGCGGTAGTTCAGGTGATCGACATTCGTCGAGATCTAAAAGTGGACAATCGGAAAGAAGaacaaatgatttattgaaacgtattggaaaatataataaatatggaGTTAATGAAAAACCTAAAACTACTAATACTGAGcaaataagagaaaaatttttacaagctTGCAGTGACAGGGATAGTAGATTCAGTAGAGATCGTCCGAGAGATAGAAGTACTAGATCCGATCGAGAGCGTTCGAGAGAGAGAATTTTGAGATCTGATAGAAGTTTTTCCGAGGAACGAGGGTCGAGGTCTAAAAGAGACTATTCGAAGGAAAAAAGAACAAGATGTCAAAGAAGCCAATCGGAAGAAAGAAGACCGAGTTCTAGACAACACACTAAAGAAAGAAGATCGAAATCAAAAGATGATCTTTCAGTAAGTGATAATTCAGATGCTgatgaaagtaaattttgtcGTATTTTCAAACAATTAGAAGTAATAGCTCGTGATGAGGCTAATTATTTCAAGAGCCTTCAAATTAATATGCGTAAACGTAAAAGTTTGCGCCAAAGACATGATAGTAACAACTCAGCAATTTGTTCTACTTCTAACGTTGATTGTAGTCCAATTAAAATATCTAGGATATCGTGTGAAAATAACTCAAATCATAAATCAAATGTCACTATAACAAATTCACCTGAAAATATTCGTGTAGTATCTAGTCCAGGCTTACCATCTTTATCACCGCTTCCATGCGATggaaataaagataaaaatgttgatattataagtaataaaGCAGATGAATCTTGTAAACTAGGTAATGATACACTAAATTTAcctgtaattaatattattaccaACGTTGTGAGTGAGATTACCAATCTTAATGACACCAATCAAGACTCTTTGCCTAATTGTGATGATTCTTCTACTCCAGCACAAGTGACTGACAATATAACATCTGAAAATCAATGTGATGTAGAAAATCAAAACAATCTGCTCGAAATACTCAAGATGATTGATGTTGATTTAGAAGAATTCGAATCAACTTGTAAAGAATCTATTGAATCTTATAATTCATTGAATCAACAACAGCAAGACTTATCACTACCCAACAACATACAACTAGTGAAATCATCAGCTTCATCTAAACAGCCAGATGTATTAGAACAAGTACAGTCATCAGTACAGTCAGAATCATCATTGAAATTACAGTCATCTAACAATAAAAGTAACAGTAAACCCAACGTGGAAACTGAGTCAAATGAAATTGGCTTGGCGCTTGATAATGTTTCAATTGATATAAAACAAGAAATACTATCACCTGAAGCTGTAGCCAGTACAGATGTCGAGAGCACATCAAAAGAAGATAATTCAGTGGCAGCTGAAGAAAACCCAACGGAACAAAATCAACTAATAGATAATTTAATCGACTCAGTTGCTGGTCAGCTGACAGAAACTACGTCAACATCTTCAGTGCCATGGATCCGAGCATTTAGACCTACAGAGCTTGGTGCTAGATCAGATTGTTTTACTCCAGCGCCATCAGAAATACCAATAAATCAACAAAATATATCAGCACCTCAACCAAATATACTGACACCTCAACAGAATTTACCGATACCTCAAGAGAATTTAACGATAACAGAATCTCAAAGATGTCAGTATCCAGCTGGAAGTTATCTTCCTCCTCAAGTGCCATTTACACGAAAAACAgtcaataaaagaaaaaataaaagtaaccaacccaataaaattagtaataataatttacgtaTTTCTTCTGAATTATCATACCCTAATACGTTTTACAATTCAAATGAGATGAATCAATTACcttcaccatcatcatcatcattaacaTTAGCAACAACATcatcaacagcaacaacaataacaacaacagcaacatcatcatcatcatcaacagCAACACCAACAACAACATTATCATCAACAGCAACTGCGGCATCAACAAATTCAGTAGTGACAACGACAGcaacaataacaacagtaTCAGCATCAACATCCATAAACAATACAAGATTACCAACAAACGTGATATCAAGTAATACAGCGTTAACATTAGATACGATTATCCTACATGCTAGGTTAGCTTTACAtgagtataatattttacattcgATGGGAAACCAACCATCAACATCaccagtaaatataaatgcACAACAAGTAAAGAGAGACATGATAAAACACGTTACGGAAGTTGTTCAACTTTTAAATCACTTGAGTTTTGAAATTCATTTATCTGATAAGTGTTCAATTATTGATGTAGTTGCTGACTATAGTgcaaaagtaaataaacaaataagacCTGATCACATAGCGCTCATATacgatttatataaaatcaacgTTCTACCAGGTGTTCCGAATGTAAATcaaccaccaccaccaccttCGTATGACCAATCAGTGCAATATTCTAATGCATCAAGATCAACTGTTACGCaaacaaataatcaaatattaCCGAATTTACAGCAATTGtatcaacaacaacagcaacaacaacagcaacaacaacaacaacaacaacaacaacaacaacaacaacggTCGCAGTCAATACAGCACTTGTCAATGTATGAGATACAACAACTACAATATCAATTGCAAAAACAAGAACAGCAATTACTACAACGACAGCTATTGTTGCAAAAACAACAAAATCCAAGACAGCAACAAGCCCAGCAATATCAAATACCACAGCAGCAACAATTTCAACAATATAGAAATCAACAAACGCAACAATATCAAAATATGCAACTGCAACAACAAGGACAACAATGTCAAATACAACAGCAACCGACACATTTATATAACATTTTACAATCACAACAGCCACATCAACAAATACAACAATTCGTAAATCAGCCATTACAACAACAACAGATGCGGCAATATGTGAATCAGCCATTGCAACAACAATTTCAACCACAACATCAAGTTCCCCAACAATATCAAAATCAGTCATTTCAACAACAATCTCCCCAACAATACCAAAATCAGTCAtttcaacaacaacaacagcgacgaactaaaaaatttagaaatttgcAGTCACAACAGCATCAAACTCACCCACAACAACAAATGCAACAACATCAAATTCAGTCGCAACAACAACAAGTGCAACAATACCAAATTCAGTCGCAACAACAATTGCAACAAAATCAAACCCAATCGCAACAACAACAAGCGCAACAACAACAAGCGCAACAATATCAAACTCAGTCGCAACAACTACAACAACACCGACGACGAAATCCAACTCTACaag gattgCTTAGTAACTCTACAGTTTACTCTTCAACAGCTGAAAATTCATCGGATTATTCAACGTCAGTGACTGGAAATGTATCAGAATATCCAATAGCAAATATTGGAAATACATCAGTATATCCAATAACAGGTACATGTGAATATTCAGCAACTAATACTTCAATGAATTACCCAATCGACGTAAATCTACTGGGTAATCAAACAAGAACAGTATCTGGTAATACAGCTGTCGGTGTTACGACAAATAACCATCCGGCATATCAATCTTCAATGTCTATAAATGCTCAACGATATCCGTCACCAATGTCTTCAACTTCTCACTATCAACCATCGATGCCAATCAATGTATCTGGATGTTCTCCTGTTAATCTAATTAGATCTGCATCTAAATCCCCTGTTTCAGTAAGATCACCAGCGTCTGGGCAAGTATTATCTCAAATTCAATCTTCATCTCCAGTTCAAAATGCAGCTTTACTTCGGACACAATCTCCTAATCAAATTCGGCCTCTAATTCAAACTCCAGCTTCAATTCAAGCTCAATTACAAATGCAAACTCCATCAcaaaatcaaatttcatttCGAGCACATGCTCCCTCACAAATGCAAActcaaattcaaaatcaagCTCTAGTTCAAGTACAAGCTCCAGTACAAAATCAAGCTTTACTTCAAATACAAGCTCAGCAACAAATGCAACTACAAGCTCCAGTACAAAATCAAGCTTTAGTTCAAATACAAGCTCAGCAACAAATGCAATTACAAGCTCCAGTACAAAATCAAGCTTTAGTTCAAGTGCAAGCTCCGCAGCGAATACAACTACGAGCTCCAGTACAAAATCAAACTTTATTTCGAGCTCAAGGTCCTCTACAAATGCAAGCTCCAACTCAAACTTTAGCTTCGCTTCGAGCACAAGCTCCAACACACTCTCCAAATTCTGCCCAAGTACAAAATTTACCTCAAGCTCAAACTTCAACGTCTTTATCAAATCAAACAATTAATCATCAGCAAGTCAATAATTCATATTGTAATCAAACTCAAACTGATATAAATAATCAGTTTTACCCAAAAAATAACTATCCATATTTATCTAGTGATCAGcatagtatatatattcaacAGACACAAgattacaatattttaaatacacaAAACATGAGTTTATACAGACAACAAATGACAGGTGCACATGTTTTACCGCAAAACGCACAAACTGTCTATTCAAATGTTAATCAATATCAAGTGAGTCAACCGTCTGCTACTATTGTCAGTCAGAGTATAACAGCGACAATGGAAACTGGTGTAACTCAAGCTAACGCAGCAATAGCACCAGCAGTAACATCATCAAGAGTCAACAATACTCATGATGAAAGTATCAATCTgttaacacaaaataatatcaataatagtCCAACTGGTGGTGCTgataatttatctaaaaataacGGTAGTAAAGTTAAAGTCGTTAGTGTGCAAAATGTtacgattgaaaataaaatttcaataccaattagtaaaaataaaaaagttgacaGACAAGCTACAGTTATAAGAACTCAAGCAACAACATTTGGCAGTAGCCAAGTTTCAGTGGTTGAATCACAATCTGTTATTGATAGTCAAACAATGAAGATTGATAATCAAACAACTGTTAGTACACACGCTTCTGCTGTCAGTAATAAATTTCCAATTACTGATAATCATGTTCcagttattgataataatgttCCATCTTCAGTTATTGGTAATCAAGTTCAAGTTCCAATGACTGATAGTCAACCTGACATTAGATCGCAATCTCTTGGTGAAACTCAAGCATCAATGATTAAAAGTAAATCTACTGTTATTGATAATCAATCTTCAGTtcaaaataatagtaatgaaattatatcaaataaagAAACAGAAATTGCTCATGTTAAATCAGGTGGTAATAAAGAACAATTTATTCCGAATATTCTTTTTATCATTCCTCCAGGATATATAGTGCAAACACCACCTGTTGTAAATCAAAGTGCAggagttataaatttaatcgcTCAAAACATTAATTCAATAGCTCAAGttgaaaattcaattgttgaaaataaaaatccaccAACTCAAGCTCAAAATTCAACAAGTGAAACTCAAACTTCAACACAGAATTCGAATATTGATCATTTATCTAAATTATGTGAAGATATTATAATGAGTGTTGATGATAATCAATCACAATCATTACCAACAACTATTACAAAACCACCAACTTCACAAAACAAGTGTGCAGACATTAAAATACTTTCAAGCAATGAATCATCTAGAGTACCAGCAACTAGTAAAGAGATGGCTAATGATAGATTGCCATTGAAGAAACGTTTAAGTCACGATTATAGTTCACATCAGTGTTCACCACCTAAAAAACCAATGCGTCGATTAGAAACTGATAACATTACTCCAGCTAATGATATTGAAGTTGCAACTCCAGTatcaactgaaaaaaattgtgacaTCGCTGCTACTTTAAATGAGTTATCAGAATCATCAGAAACGTCAAGTGAAAATCAAGATACCGGTAGTAGTATTTCAAAAGAAGAAGATAAAactgacaataaaaataattcaatagaaaaaataaccgAAACTAGACGTCCTCAAGTATTAACAATTATTCCAGAAAATGAGCTTGTCCTTTTGACTGAATCGGATGAAGAAATtgttggtgaaaaaaaaataattgataacgTTGAAGACAATGAAGGAAAAAATGCGGAGAATCAAATAAAGGAGACGATTAATGATTCTGATCAAGTTCATGAACAAGTTGCTGATCAtcaaacaaatgaaaaaatgatagaaatcgatgaagatgatgatgatgatgatgatgaagataATAATGGTTCAAGTGACAAaagcaatttaaataaatctgataAATCGGAAAATGAAATAAGTGTTGAAGAGCAATTGAATTTAGAAAATGAAGTATCTAGTTCAACAGAAATAGATACTGCGgagggaaataaaaatttaaatactaataaaaagCCTGATGATTTAATACCCTTGGAAAATGATGTCTCGACAAGTATTGATGATAAAGTTGTTGATGAGTTTAATCATCAGAGAAAGGAGATTGAATTAGTAACACTTGATAGCGAAGATGAGGAGACTGATAAAGAAGCTGATATTGAAACAGAAAAAGAAGATAatgatgaagatgatgatgataataataaatctgaTGGATTTTCTTCTGGTGTTCCTTCAACGCAAGACAAAATTGAAGAAGAACAATTTAAATACACACAGTCGTCAATTGATGAAGAATTAGATTGTTTTGCTATTGCTGCTAATTCAGCAATAGTTGATGATGATGTTGttgttgatgataaaaaattattatcggtTATTAATATTCCTAGTGATGATCCTGTGGACGATGAACGCTCAAAAACACCACTAATAATGGGTGTTTGCAGCATTACtcaaaatgattttgaaaCCATTGATAAATCAGTGCCACAAATGATAATGGAGGATATTGTCGATGTTACTGATCAAGAAATAAAAGCTTGTTTATCAGATAACGAAGAGGATAttattaaaatggaaaaagATATTCAACATATCGCTATTGATCTCGattga